A genomic window from Caldicellulosiruptor kronotskyensis 2002 includes:
- a CDS encoding carbohydrate ABC transporter permease produces MKKLERAFGNKLAIAIFIAPALILFTLVIPLPILHSFYMSLFKWDMLSTMTYVGFENYKELFSDGIFLFSIWHTIEITVLSLIFQVILGLFLALCIVNITKGRKYFQNAFFIPNILSSAVIGILWFFVYNYDFGLINSILKSIGLDSLQQEWLSQKYVILALSITTCWQWVGYHMILYIAAISGISQDIIEAAIVDGAQGLKMVTKIIIPQIRPVLRVSIVLIITGSLKYFDMAWIMTEGGPDFASETIATYIYRTAFNKLQYGLGSAASTFLFAVSILITVLINKLAAKREEVY; encoded by the coding sequence GTGAAAAAATTGGAAAGAGCATTTGGGAATAAACTTGCTATTGCTATATTCATTGCACCAGCACTAATACTTTTTACACTGGTTATTCCTCTTCCTATTTTGCATTCATTTTATATGAGCCTTTTTAAATGGGATATGCTATCTACAATGACTTATGTGGGCTTTGAGAATTATAAAGAGCTGTTTTCTGATGGAATATTTTTATTTTCAATCTGGCATACAATTGAAATAACAGTACTTTCATTAATTTTTCAGGTCATCTTAGGACTTTTCCTGGCCCTGTGCATAGTTAACATAACAAAAGGAAGAAAATACTTTCAGAACGCTTTTTTTATACCTAATATCTTATCAAGCGCTGTAATAGGAATATTGTGGTTTTTTGTATATAACTATGACTTTGGGCTTATAAATTCAATTTTAAAGAGCATTGGGCTTGATTCTTTGCAGCAGGAGTGGCTTTCACAAAAATATGTTATCCTTGCACTGTCCATCACAACATGCTGGCAGTGGGTAGGATATCATATGATTTTGTATATTGCAGCTATTTCAGGAATATCACAAGATATTATTGAAGCAGCTATTGTTGATGGTGCGCAAGGGCTGAAAATGGTCACTAAGATAATAATTCCTCAAATTCGTCCTGTCTTGAGGGTTTCAATAGTTTTGATTATCACAGGTTCACTGAAGTACTTTGACATGGCATGGATAATGACTGAAGGCGGTCCAGATTTTGCTTCTGAGACAATCGCTACATATATCTACAGAACAGCATTTAACAAACTTCAGTATGGTCTTGGCAGTGCAGCGTCAACCTTTCTGTTTGCTGTGAGCATTTTAATTACTGTTCTTATAAATAAACTTGCTGCTAAAAGAGAAGAGGTGTACTAA
- a CDS encoding carbohydrate ABC transporter permease, which produces MFAKYIKLSPVAKAIIFAFLTFYSILTLFPLIWLVYNSVKTNNDFLANPFGLPQISNLQLKNYYDAWVTMGIQRFTINSLIISSVSVIFSLIISSMAAYAIERMIWRSSQKVLNYFLSGIMVPIQIILIPLFINFKKLNLLDSRIGLLIPTVAFALPTLIFILTGFYKTIPRELEEAALIDGCSVYKIFYKIILPLTMPAFVTIAVFNFLGAWNDLLIPLVLIQTPEKMTLPVGLLNFRGMYGAELTKMFAAVVISAIPSIIIYFVLQDKLLKGMIAGALKG; this is translated from the coding sequence ATGTTTGCAAAATACATTAAACTTTCTCCTGTGGCAAAAGCAATAATATTCGCATTTTTGACCTTTTATTCAATATTGACATTATTTCCATTAATATGGCTTGTATACAACTCGGTAAAGACCAACAATGATTTTCTGGCAAATCCGTTTGGTTTGCCACAAATAAGTAACCTTCAACTTAAGAATTATTATGATGCGTGGGTAACCATGGGAATACAACGCTTTACAATAAACAGTCTCATAATCTCTTCTGTGAGTGTAATTTTTTCACTTATTATAAGCTCAATGGCAGCATATGCAATTGAAAGGATGATATGGCGATCAAGTCAAAAAGTTTTGAACTATTTTTTGTCGGGAATTATGGTCCCAATCCAAATAATATTAATTCCGCTTTTTATAAACTTTAAAAAGCTAAACCTTTTGGACTCACGCATAGGACTTTTGATTCCAACAGTTGCATTTGCTCTCCCAACTTTGATTTTTATTTTAACTGGATTTTACAAAACAATCCCACGCGAATTAGAAGAAGCAGCATTGATTGACGGCTGTTCTGTCTACAAGATATTTTATAAGATAATTCTTCCGCTAACAATGCCTGCTTTTGTGACAATTGCAGTCTTCAATTTCCTCGGTGCATGGAACGACCTTTTGATACCCCTGGTTTTGATACAAACACCAGAAAAAATGACACTGCCTGTTGGACTTTTGAATTTTAGGGGAATGTACGGAGCTGAGCTTACCAAAATGTTTGCTGCAGTTGTGATCTCAGCAATACCAAGCATAATAATTTACTTTGTTTTGCAAGACAAACTTTTAAAAGGTATGATAGCCGGTGCTTTGAAGGGGTAA
- a CDS encoding extracellular solute-binding protein has protein sequence MKKCLKVVALAILVVFSISVVLVGQMGEKKVQGATNELTFWSWVSDSDTIKQVYEQAIKEFNSTNKYGVKIKAVYTPGEQYKTKLQTAMAANNPPDILNMWAAGKMKPYVDANRLYPISDIMNKDSQWKSRYVDGVFDLTTFNGKIYGIPQIRVATVIYYNKQIFQKYKLTPPKTWSELVNVIKVLTKNNIIPFALDARDPWILAMYAEYIANRIDPDAYRKVQKDPNAWTDKAFIETGKKIQELVKLGAFPKGATSLDYVAARNLFDQGKAAMYVMGIWDVGYLSTQSPVKKYVGAFKWPAIEGGKGNINNFLAGIEQVIAVSSNCKNKQAAAAWLKLLSEQRYAKDLLAEKAGYFPTVKVNPDPKKVTGLYLEVLNLLKDQNTKDSFTYYDVMFGPIIGDGFNNTIQSIYLGKDPVEAFKKLAEIAKKEMKK, from the coding sequence ATGAAAAAGTGCTTAAAAGTTGTGGCTTTAGCTATTTTAGTGGTCTTTTCAATTTCAGTTGTTTTAGTTGGTCAAATGGGTGAAAAAAAGGTACAAGGTGCAACAAATGAGCTTACATTCTGGAGCTGGGTTTCTGACTCTGACACAATAAAACAGGTGTATGAGCAGGCTATCAAAGAGTTTAATTCTACTAACAAGTACGGTGTGAAAATCAAGGCTGTTTACACTCCAGGTGAGCAGTACAAAACAAAACTTCAAACAGCCATGGCAGCAAACAATCCACCAGATATTCTCAACATGTGGGCAGCTGGCAAAATGAAACCTTATGTTGATGCAAACAGGCTTTATCCTATTAGCGATATTATGAACAAAGATTCACAATGGAAAAGTAGATATGTAGATGGAGTGTTTGACCTCACAACATTTAACGGTAAAATCTATGGTATTCCACAGATAAGAGTTGCAACAGTTATATACTACAACAAACAAATCTTCCAAAAATACAAACTCACACCACCAAAGACATGGTCAGAACTTGTAAACGTTATAAAGGTTTTAACAAAAAATAATATAATTCCGTTTGCGCTTGATGCACGAGACCCGTGGATTTTGGCAATGTATGCAGAGTATATTGCAAACAGAATAGACCCTGATGCTTACAGGAAGGTCCAAAAAGATCCAAACGCATGGACAGACAAAGCGTTTATTGAGACAGGCAAGAAGATACAGGAGCTTGTCAAACTTGGTGCTTTCCCGAAAGGTGCAACAAGCCTTGATTATGTTGCAGCAAGAAATCTTTTTGACCAGGGAAAAGCTGCAATGTATGTAATGGGAATATGGGATGTTGGTTATCTGTCAACTCAATCACCAGTCAAGAAATATGTAGGTGCATTCAAATGGCCAGCAATAGAAGGTGGAAAAGGCAATATTAATAACTTCCTTGCAGGAATTGAACAGGTCATTGCAGTAAGTTCAAACTGCAAGAACAAGCAGGCGGCAGCAGCATGGCTAAAACTTTTATCTGAACAGAGATATGCAAAGGACCTGTTGGCCGAAAAAGCTGGGTATTTCCCGACGGTAAAAGTTAATCCTGACCCAAAGAAAGTGACAGGTCTGTATCTTGAGGTTTTGAATTTATTAAAGGACCAGAACACAAAAGATTCATTCACATACTATGATGTCATGTTTGGACCAATAATTGGCGATGGATTTAACAACACAATCCAGTCAATCTATCTGGGGAAAGATCCTGTTGAAGCATTCAAAAAACTTGCAGAGATTGCTAAAAAAGAGATGAAAAAATAA